The Leptospira mtsangambouensis sequence TGAAGAAGGTAGTAGGGATGAGATCAGTAACTCTCCATTCCACCCCTATACAAAAGCATTATTTTCTGCGAGTTTCGATTTAAAGGATCGCACGAAGGTATCTCAACCATTAACAGGGGAAATTCCCAGTTTGATGAACAAACCGCTCGGATGTAGATTTCATACAAGATGTCCTATAGCAAAAGAAATCTGTAAAACAGAAGAACCCATGGAAAGTTTTCCTTCGGCGACACACCGAGTGAAATGTCATTTTCCATTAAAGTAAAAACATATGAAGCTGAGTATCCGAGATAAAATCAAAGGAGTTGTCGGGAAGATTCTACTCACAGGGATTTTTGTCGTTTCCATGACTATGTTTTTTATTCTGTATCCTCTTCTTGCAGATCCGGACTATTATAAAAAACTAATCCTCGATACTACATACCAGCTAACAGGACTAGAGGTGAACTATCAAGTTTCCGAACCTGTGTTTTTTCCCTTTCCTGGAATTGAGTTGGCTGAGGTATCGGTTTCAAAAAATGATGATGAGTTGATTCAGTTACATAAACTTAGAATCGAAGTGTATTATGGAGTTTTTGTTGGGCAACCATTAGAAATTAGAAAAATATATTTGAATACGGGAACCGTGGAAATCACTCGAGAAAAAAATGAATCCTTCCCTATGTTTGAAAGAATCCTATCTAAATCAGAATCCAATACGAATGAATTAACAAAAGAAACTGAACCTACTGTTGCTGCAGAAAAAAAATATTATTTTTCAAAAGTTTTTGCTAACTTTGTCAATCAAATCGAAATTAAAAACATCACCATTCTCTTTGAAGATAAACTATATTCACGAAATATAAAATTATATCTTTGGGAGACCACTTTCCAATTAGACCGTGATCTGCGAGACCTGGATGTTTATATATATGGTAAGTTAAATGATGAACCAATTTCATTAAGTTCAAATTTTGTATTTGTAAAAGATGAAATGAATTACGAATCGGCTAGGTTCGAAGGTGATTTTTCTTTTCAAAATCTAAAAGGGATCGACCTACATGACATTTTAATCATTTTTACGTATGGAGATTTGAGATTTTTAAAAACAACAGGGAACATTCCATTTTATAAACGAGACGAAACAAAAATTTATGCCGTTGTCGATCGTTTGCATATTCGTGACTTGGCACTAAGGGATGGTAAAACTTTTGCTGATGGACATGTCTCAACCATCATCAATTATGATATACAAGAAGACAAATTGTCTTTTGCAAACATTCTCGTCGATTGGAAAGGTAAATCCAAATTAAATGGATCAGGCTATGTAAACTTTTTAAAGCCACCTCTATCACCAACCATCTCATTTGAAGGTACGTCAGATTATTTAGATGTACCAAGTATCATCAAAGTAATTAAGATTTGGATTGATCCTGATTTTGAAAAATCAATTTTAACAAGGGGCATTCCTAGTACCGGTTATGTAAATCGGATGAATGTCTATTTAAATTTTAATTTAAGGAATCTCAATGCAGGCGATTTTCACGCTGATGTCTTAAAATTAAATCTTCATTATGCAAAACGTAAATTGAATATCACTAAATATCAAATGAGAGCCTACGAAGGAACAGTTGATGGAACAGGCCATTATGTTTGGGGAAACAACCCTGGGCTTGTGGTCAAAGGAAATATAAAAAATTTAAACATAACGCCAATCCTTTCTGATCTTTTTAAAATTTCTCCAATTACCGGAAAATTAGATTCTGAATTTGTTTTAGGTTCTCCATCTGATACAGAAGAAGGTTTACTTTCAAATTTACATATCATTGGAAATATCAATGCCAATAACGGTGAATTGTTAAGTTATACAAATATCTTAAAACCAATTAGTTCGATTGGTAGTGTTATCAATTTGAAGAAGGTGGACTTTAGTAGGGCCACTCCCTACCGTGAGTTAAAGTTTGATTTTCAATATGCAAAAGAATCCATTGAAGTACGAAACTTTGCATTAAAAGCGGATGGCATTGTTGGTTCCGGTGGTGGCAAAATTGGATTTAATAAAAACATCGATATGCGATTTACGATCGCCTTTCCGGGTGTAGCTGGGAGAGCCTTAAAACTCCCCATTATCTATCGCGGAACCTATGGAATCTCCGCCCCATTCATTGATCCGATTTGGCTTGGTTCTGTATATGCAGGAACAATTTTTTTAGCAAGTCCAGCGGGTGCTGCTGTTGGTGGAATTGCCGGATCAGCCATGTCTGAGTATGTAAACAAAGCCGTAGACAATGTGACCGGCGGAGTACAAAAAGGTTGGAAAGGAATTAAGTCGTTGTTTGGTGGAAAGGAAGAGGAAGAAAAAACGGGCGAATAAACCTATTTGATTGATTGGACAATGGTTCTTAAACCTAAACCTTCATTCCTCTTCGTTACGAATTGGAATCCCTTCTTTCTTTAGAATCTTTAATGCATTCGTAGAACCGGAAACTCCATCTCGGATTGTATAATCAAAATCCATTTGGCCATCTTTTTCTAATTCAGTGAAATGGAATCGTTTGGCCCAAGGAATTTCTGCTAGTTTCAAATCGTGCGTTGTCAGAAATACGATGGTCCGTTTTTCTCTAAGGACAGAAAGAATCTCTCGTGTTGCGATAAAACGTTCTTTTGAATTGGTTCCTTTTAGAATTTCATCTAAAAACAAGATCGGAATTTTTATAGAACTATCAGCATTTTGTATGATTGCAGAGAGCCTCCTCACTTCACTATAAAAAAAGGAAACTCCATCTTCCATCGAATCTTGAGATCGGATGAGAGTGTGGATTTGAAACTCTGGATATTCAAAATTTTTACCTAAGATGGGAGCACCAGATCCAGCAAGTAAGAGAGACATAGCAATAGATCTGAGGTATGTCGTTTTCCCACTCATATTGGACCCAGTCACAATCATTAAATCCCCGGGCTCCATTTTGGTGAGAGGATTAAACACACGACTGGATTTAGGAAGGAGAGGGTGGACTAAACTTTCGGCACTGAGAGATCCTGATGGAGAGAGATGAGCAAAATTTGATTCAGGAAATAAAAAACCAAAATTCGCAAAAGGAAGTAAAGAATCTGTTTTTAAAATTTGAATTTGGAGTTCATTCCATAGGTT is a genomic window containing:
- a CDS encoding AsmA family protein, with the translated sequence MKLSIRDKIKGVVGKILLTGIFVVSMTMFFILYPLLADPDYYKKLILDTTYQLTGLEVNYQVSEPVFFPFPGIELAEVSVSKNDDELIQLHKLRIEVYYGVFVGQPLEIRKIYLNTGTVEITREKNESFPMFERILSKSESNTNELTKETEPTVAAEKKYYFSKVFANFVNQIEIKNITILFEDKLYSRNIKLYLWETTFQLDRDLRDLDVYIYGKLNDEPISLSSNFVFVKDEMNYESARFEGDFSFQNLKGIDLHDILIIFTYGDLRFLKTTGNIPFYKRDETKIYAVVDRLHIRDLALRDGKTFADGHVSTIINYDIQEDKLSFANILVDWKGKSKLNGSGYVNFLKPPLSPTISFEGTSDYLDVPSIIKVIKIWIDPDFEKSILTRGIPSTGYVNRMNVYLNFNLRNLNAGDFHADVLKLNLHYAKRKLNITKYQMRAYEGTVDGTGHYVWGNNPGLVVKGNIKNLNITPILSDLFKISPITGKLDSEFVLGSPSDTEEGLLSNLHIIGNINANNGELLSYTNILKPISSIGSVINLKKVDFSRATPYRELKFDFQYAKESIEVRNFALKADGIVGSGGGKIGFNKNIDMRFTIAFPGVAGRALKLPIIYRGTYGISAPFIDPIWLGSVYAGTIFLASPAGAAVGGIAGSAMSEYVNKAVDNVTGGVQKGWKGIKSLFGGKEEEEKTGE